The Panicum virgatum strain AP13 chromosome 5K, P.virgatum_v5, whole genome shotgun sequence genome has a window encoding:
- the LOC120706962 gene encoding nitrate regulatory gene2 protein-like, which yields MGCGQSKIDQEEAVCRCRDRKRLMADAVVARNAFAAAHTGYTVRLKSTGGALSDFAHGEAPDHSLVASHSHHPAAAAVASVSAPSGPSTTSVITAPSPPPPPFPDFSHSSLHRSSSTPNIPMPDQRAATKNRPPTDAPIREEDEDEQDDDEHIRSDSDDDDEDDSDDDDDDDDHHEHDDVSVDGMVHGQPLKRIVMDSVGSSPVTPPPPPRLNQTPPTPATTTPPPPVPESQMATWDYFFGPTPTPPPTLEHPATDTWMERRDKEPVAEVKPPVAKPAVSEPAAAEERPPQTAAEKEKAIEEMVANLPPSKPIVRKPPKAPGPPPTVHYQHASSMGAVETRKGKMMVASGTASLLQIVSQLDDQFLRASESAHDVSKMLEATRMHYHSNHADSRGHIDHSTKIMHVITWNRSFKNLPDHDDLNDNFEIDDRFETHAAVLDRMLAWEKKLYDEVKAGELMKIDYQKKVTLLQKQKKRGVKLETLEKTKAAVSHLHTRYIVDMQSMDSTVSEINRLRDRQLFPKLVELVDGMAKMWSAMHRHHRNQFMIISGIRGFEIPPVPRETTDLHYNQTCELRDIVKEWHMQFEKLMDNQKAYIRALNAWLKLNLIPIESNIKEKVSSPPRLVDPPIKNLLHAWHDELERLPIELAKTAIKTFAEVISNIVHLQEEEVNLRRRCDETRRDLSRKRAQFEDWHQKYMERRAALGEDVNPEAAEVQSLDPVEDRKRAIEELEIRLSEEEGHHLRHARQVREKSLANLRTHLPELFRNMADFSYFCHDMYNNLRKAAAPPKDEVHG from the exons atGGGGTGCGGGCAGTCCAAGATCGACCAGGAGGAGGCTGTGTGCCGGTGCCGGGACCGGAAGAGGCTGATGGCGGACGCCGTGGTGGCGCGGaacgccttcgccgccgcccacacTGGTTACACCGTCCGCCTCAAGAGCACCGGCGGCGCGCTATCCGACTTCGCCCACGGCGAGGCGCCCGACCATAGCCTGGTAGCCTCCCATTcccaccaccccgccgccgccgccgtggcatcCGTCTCCGCGCCGTCTGGCCCCTCCACCACATCCGTCATCACAGCGCcctccccgccaccgccgccatttCCCGACTTCTCCCATTCCAGCCTCCACCggtcctcctccacccccaACATCCCTATGCCGGACCAGAGGGCGGCCACCAAGAACCGCCCTCCCACTGATGCTCCTATCcgagaggaggatgaggatgagcagGATGATGATGAGCATATCAGGTCGGATAGTGACGATGATGACGAAGATGACAGcgatgatgacgatgacgacgatgatCACCATGAGCATGACGATGTTAGCGTGGACGGCATGGTGCACGGACAGCCACTGAAGCGGATTGTAATGGATAGTGTGGGATCTTCTCCAGTGAcaccgcctccaccaccacgGCTGAACCAAACCCCACCAACGCCTGCCACCACAACCCCACCGCCTCCAGTGCCGGAGTCACAGATGGCTACCTGGGATTACTTTTTTGGTCCAACTCCCACACCACCGCCCACCCTGGAGCATCCTGCAACTGATACTTGGATGGAAAGGCGTGATAAGGAGCCAGTGGCTGAGGTGAAGCCGCCTGTGGCAAAACCAGCTGTTAGTGAGCCAGCTGCTGCCGAGGAAAGGCCACCACAGACAGCTGCAGAGAAGGAGAAAGCAATTGAGGAGATGGTGGCTAACCTACCTCCATCAAAACCTATTGTTAGGAAGCCACCCAAGGCACCTGGCCCACCGCCGACTGTACACTACCAGCATGCCTCGTCAATGGGTGCGGTTGAAACTCGGAAGGGAAAGATGATGGTTGCATCAGGAACTGCCAGCTTGCTACAGATTGTTTCTCAGCTTGATGATCAGTTCCTTAGAGCTTCAGAGAGTGCACATGATGTGTCAAAAATGCTGGAGGCCACCAGAATGCATTACCATTCCAACCATGCTGACAGCCGAG GTCATATTGACCACTCTACAAAAATTATGCATGTTATCACATGGAACCGCTCCTTCAAGAATTTACCCGACCACGATGACCTGAATGATAATTTCGAGATTGATGATAGATTTGAAACTCATGCTGCGGTTCTAGATAGAATGCTTGCTTGGGAGAAAAAACTGTATGATGAAGTGAAG GCTGGGGAACTTATGAAAATTGATTATCAGAAGAAGGTGACTCTATTGCAGAAGCAAAAGAAACGGGGTGTTAAACTTGAAACCCTGGAGAAGACAAAAGCTGCTGTTAGCCACTTACACACAAGGTACATCGTAGATATGCAGTCCATGGATTCAACGGTTTCAGAAATAAATCGGCTTCGGGATAGACAGCTATTCCCAAAGTTAGTGGAGCTTGTTGATGG AATGGCCAAAATGTGGAGTGCTATGCACCGTCATCACAGAAATCAGTTCATGATCATTTCAGGTATCAGAGGTTTTGAGATTCCTCCTGTTCCAAGAGAGACAACTGATTTGCATTACAACCAGACTTGCGAGCTACGGGACATTGTTAAGGAGTGGCACATGCAGTTTGAGAAATTGATGGACAATCAGAAAGCGTACATCAGAGCACTCAATGCATGGCTGAAGCTTAATCTCATCCCTATCGAGAGCAACATAAAGGAGAAGGTCTCATCCCCTCCAAGGCTGGTAGATCCACCTATCAAGAACCTGCTGCATGCCTGGCATGATGAACTCGAAAGGCTTCCAATTGAGCTTGCAAAAACTGCCATCAAAACCTTTGCTGAAGTCATCAGCAACATCGTACACCTTCAGGAGGAGGAAGTAAACCTAAGGAGGAGATGTGATGAAACTCGCAGGGATCTGAGCCGAAAGAGAGCACAGTTTGAGGACTGGCATCAAAAGTACATGGAAAGACGGGCAGCCTTAGGTGAGGATGTGAACCCTGAAGCAGCTGAAGTTCAAAGCTTAGATCCTGTTGAGGACAGGAAACGTGCCATCGAGGAATTAGAGATTAGGCTGAGCGAGGAGGAAGGACACCACCTTAGGCACGCCAGGCAGGTGAGGGAGAAATCACTTGCAAACCTCCGGACACACCTGCCAGAGCTCTTCAGGAACATGGCTGATTTTTCTTACTTTTGCCATGACATGTACAACAATCTGAGAAAAGCAGCTGCCCCGCCCAAAGATGAAGTCCATGGCTGA
- the LOC120706963 gene encoding uncharacterized protein LOC120706963, with amino-acid sequence MAFKQVFYALQEVFPQIDLRILKAVASEYSSDVDAAVEFVLSDVLPAVSEPTEAHYTLQHIDYARNDHTNSWSSGTFHGRTVYPGYSGPIRTYNNLEEYSLIKDKVVINETITTPTVDYGQVEASSTSAPKPPITDYEQSASITFVNQCAIEKGKTTPPAENVGNQKHFNVNCNLPDFFASSGSMLPLYTESPSDCAVKYKGHIHLKLPRAESTEDPESQDKYYLENLFASFYPTKDEHASVNSLGALIVHTLCASDDNYDLQALFEKEMPLKLCEAETVSHLSKSKDNCNLGTLFVGFCSNKDRETSDGMTNVPIFQTLPESEDNYDMQVLSEKGKSLKVSATQRIHDISRPQDNYGFQVLFENIDIAGKELDKLHTAESTPVLLKSEDNMYKESCASDRSAEVPRFLMKDENKKSSYKIDDKCTLHDLFVSSELVHNSSQIFEGKDDSCAIGCEEQPSTDFSNPVSLISICNFNDDFNFPELFSSPNIFPSNLDMQCEVRNGAEKKIICSESVDKYSIFPLMVHDTFPQNEIMLMPGPDKYEEFPDINAHSYQIAGINKLVSDITDSKMKDVELQEGSSRKAKQDVVKAHQYFAAVVEYFNHLIENAKESNDKEAQIVREEKSLLAALAQDLHARLAKLSTERDEAFTIVEECCFIIIFNTTLHIKLELDARLATLIEEEAAAREQISQDEKLDLLVRKEKEVELGGIMESSKLQKEAEKKTFCLEIFCWTAGAPLTSCKEKYRASMKKLLH; translated from the exons ATGGCGTTTAAGCAGGTGTTCTACGCCCTGCAAGAGGTTTTCCCgcag ATTGATCTTCGAATTTTGAAAGCTGTAGCTAGTGAATATTCCTCTGATGTTGATGCTGCTGTCGAATTTGTTCTTTCTGATGTCCTTCCAGCAGTAAGCGAACCTACAGAAGCACATTACACTCTCCAACATATTGACTATGCCAGAAATGATCATACGAACT CTTGGAGCAGTGGCACTTTCCATGGAAGGACTGTATATCCAGGATATAGTGGACCAATACGCACTTACAACAATTTGGAAGAATATTCCCTTATTAAGGATAAGGTGGTGATAAATGAAACAATAACTACACCAACAGTAGATTATGGTCAAGTTGAAGCGTCCTCAACCTCTGCACCTAAGCCACCTATAACAGATTATGAACAATCAGCTTCAATAACATTTGTTAATCAATGTGcaatagaaaaaggaaaaacgaCTCCACCTGCTGAAAATGTTGGTAATCAGAAGCATTTCAATGTTAATTGCAACCTACCAGATTTCTTTGCCTCTTCTGGGAGTATGTTGCCATTGTATACGGAGAGTCCTTCAGATTGTGCAGTGAAATATAAAGGGCATATTCATTTAAAGCTTCCCAGAGCTGAAAGTACAGAAGATCCGGAATCACAAGATAAGTATTACTTAGAAAACTTATTTGCTAGCTTCTATCCAACCAAGGATGAACATGCATCAGTGAATTCCCTGGGGGCTTTGATTGTGCATACGCTCTGTGCGTCAGATGATAATTATGATTTGCAAGCTTTATTTGAAAAGGAAATGCCTCTTAAGCTTTGTGAAGCTGAAACCGTCTCCCATCTCTCCAAGTCAAAAGACAATTGTAACTTGGGCACTTTATTTGTTGGATTTTGCTCAAATAAAGACAGAGAGACATCAGATGGTATGACAAATGTTCCAATATTCCAGACACTCCCTGAATCAGAAGATAATTATGATATGCAGGTGTTATCTGAAAAGGGAAAGTCGTTGAAAGTTTCAGCAACTCAAAGGATACATGATATCTCCAGGCCACAAGATAACTATGGATTTCAAGTTTTGTTTGAAAATATTGATATTGCTGGAAAAGAATTGGACAAACTCCATACTGCAGAAAGTACTCCTGTACTCCTCAAGTCAGAAGATAACATGTACAAAGAATCATGTGCATCTGACAGAAGTGCAGAAGTACCCAGATTTCTCATGAAGGATGAAAATAAGAAGTCATCTTACAAGATAGATGATAAATGCACTTTGCATGACTTATTTGTCTCATCAGAACTTGTTCATAATTCATCACAGATCTTTGAAGGAAAGGATGATTCATGTGCAATTGGTTGTGAGGAGCAACCATCAACCGATTTCTCGAACCCTGTATCTTTAATTAGCATTTGCAATTTCAATGATGATTTTAACTTTCCAGAATTGTTCTCTTCTCCGAATATTTTTCCGTCTAATTTGGACATGCAATGTGAAGTGAGAAATGGAGCCGAAAAGAAAATCATATGTTCAGAAAGTGTGGATAAGTACTCTATTTTCCCACTAATGGTGCATGATACATTTCCGCAAAATGAAATAATGCTAATGCCTGGTCCCGATAAATATGAGGAATTTCCGGATATCAATGCTCACTCTTATCAGATTGCTGGAATAAACAAGTTAGTTTCTGACATTACTGATAGTAAG ATGAAGGACGTGGAACTTCAGGAGGGAAGTTCAAGAAAAGCAAAACAAGATGTTGTCAAGGCGCATCAATATTTTGCTGCCGTTGTAGAATACTTTAATCATCTCATTGAGAATGCAAAAGAATCAAATGATAAG GAAGCTCAAATAGTACGGGAAGAAAAATCTTTGCTGGCAGCTTTAGCTCAGGATCTTCACGCTCGGCTTGCCAAATTGTCTACTGAGAGAGATGAAGCGTTTACAATTGTTGAGGAG TGTTGCTTTATTATCATATTCAACACGACCCTGCATATCAAACTCGAACTGGATGCACGACTAGCAACTTTGATTGAAGAAGAGGCTGCAGCAAGGGAGCAGATTAGTCAGGACGAGAAGTTAGATCTATTGGTGCGTAAAGAGAAGGAAGTTGAACTGGGGGGCATCATGGAGTCAAGTAAGCTCCAAAAGGAAGctgaaaaaaaaaccttttg TTTAGAGATTTTTTGTTGGACTGCGGGCGCACCATTGACATCTTGCA AGGAGAAATATCGAGCATCCATGAAAAAGTTATTGCACTGA